The sequence AATTAATAAAATTAACAGTTAATTTTACTCACCAAACAAAATATTCAATACACGATCTATTTCAGGTTGCTCTGAAATATCTTCACCCAACAGTTGCTCAATTCGTTTTTTAGATTTTTTATCTAGATCGCGCTCTTTTAATATATCTGAAAGTTTTCGCGTCTGGCTTCTGCGCAATATAACAAGCTCAGGGTCTTTGTTAACTTCAGGATTTTCACCAACATCTGACATGCTAAAAATATTACAATAAACTAATATTAAAACTAGAAAAATTTTTAACTTTTTCATCCCCATACCCCTCACCGTAAAATACACCCCTTATAATTTTATTTTTACTCAATTATATTTTTCAAAATATCATTTAAATCAACTTCGTGTTCCTCTTCATCTTTTAAAATCGTCTCTATATCTTTTTTTAATGCTTGATAATTTTCGTTCAATTGGGTTAAAAAATTCTTATAAAATTTTATAGCACAACGCTCACCTTCAATATTTTGTTCTAAAATAATTTTGATATCGCCCAAAGCCGGTGGCGTAGTATAACCGCACCCGGAAATATCCTCTAATTTATAAAAATCTAAAATAGGTATACCGCCTAATTTTAATATATGTTCAGTTAGCATATCGGCATGACGTTTTTCATCAGATGCATGCTGTACCATTTCAACAACTGCTTCTTTGGAAAATTCGCCTTTAACAATTTTTGAGCCAACCCAATATTGATAATAAGCAAGCCACTCGTCAGCTAAAGCTTTATTTAATAATTTTAAAATTTCTTTATCTTTGGCTGAAACAACTTTTGATATAATCGTTTTATTAAAACGTATTTTCTTGAAAAACTTTTTCTTGAAAACAAAAAACAATCCGACTAGAATTGCCATGAATAATAATAAATACTTAATATTACAACAATCTTTCATAAAACTCTCCTTTATCCTTTAGAGTATTATTACTGAATTATCTAAATAAAAAGCAAGTAATTTGAATATTTTAAAATATAAACAGCTACAAAAGCATGCTATTTAATTTTAAAAAACTTATGTTTTCCAACTTTTATAGTCAAACCGGATTTCCAATAAACTTCAGCTTTAAATTCTTTTATTTCTTGATTATCAATTAAAACTGCACCCGATTCAATCAATCTTTTTGCATCTGAAGAACTTGCAACCGCTTTTAACTCTTTTAACAAATCAACTATCCAAACAGGATTTTTAAAATCTTTTTTCAATTGAACTTCTGTTGCTTGTGAATAATCTTTTTTTTGAAAAAGAGCTTCAAATTTTTCTTGGCCAAATTTAGCATCATTTTGTGACCAATATTTAGATAAAATATCATAGGCCATCTGTTTTTTAAGTTTCATAGGATGCACAGAACCGCTCAAAACGTCTTCTTTTATAGTTTTTATTTCTGATTCCGTTTTGTTTAATAATAATAAATAATATTTAAACATTAACTCGTCAGAAACTGACATCAACTTTCCATATGCAATATCCGGAGCTTCCCAAAGTCCTACATAATTTCCAAGACTTTTAGACATTTTTTTAACGCCATCAAGTCCTTCAAGTAAAGGCATTGTCATTATAACTTGAGGCTCTTGACCAACCTGCTCTTGCAAAAAGCGCCCCATTAAAAGATTAAACGTCTGATCTGTTCCGCCAAGTTCAACATCGGCATGCAGTTCAACAGAATCATAGCCCTGCATTAAAGGATAAAAAAGTTCATGCATTCCAATTGGACTATTTTCTGATAATCGCTTAGCAAAATCTTCTCGTTCTATAATTCTTGCAACTGTAACTTTTCCGGCCAACTTTAACACATCATCAAATTTAAATTTGGACAACCATTGAGAGTTATACACAACCGTAGTTTTATTTATATCAAGTATTTTACCAACCTGCTCCAAATAGGTTTTTGCATTTTTTTCAACTTCTTTCTCAGTTAAAGGTGGTCGAGTTTTTGATTTTCCTGAAGGATCTCCAATCAATGCTGTAAAATCACCAATCAAAAATATAGCTTCGTGTCCCAAATCTTGAAATTGTCTTAATTTGTTAAAAACAACAACATGACCCAAATGAAGGTCGGGTGCCGTTGGATCTGCACCAAATTTAATTTTTAATTTTTTACCACTTTGCAATTTCTTTAAAAAATCGGCTTCAGGTAAAATTTGAACTGTTCCAGATTTTAAAACTTCCAAACTTTTTTTTAAATCTTTATTCATTTTAATCTTTCAAAATATTTAAAAAACCAAAATAGTTAAAAAATATTTTACGAAAAAAGTTAATATATGCACCATTCCAAAAAAATAGTTACTAACTACCGGCATAAAAAACACAATTAAAAAAATAAAAAACGAATATTTTTCTAGCCAATAATAAACCCATTCATATTTTATTGGTAATAAAAATTTTATAATTCTACCGCCATCAAATGGAGGCAACGGAATTAAATCCAAAACACCAAAAAATATTGAAAACTCCATGATTGTCTTAAAAATATCTATAAAAGATGTATAAACATATTTTGGCACCAAACTTATTGGGAAATACTTTATGCAATACATAAAAATTAATGCTATCAAAAAACTTAGCGCCGGAACTAAAATCGTCATAAATAAAAGACCAAGTTTATAATATTTAAACTTATTCTCATTAATTGGAACCGGTATAGTAAACCGAGCTCCAACCAAAATAATAACTAAAAAAAGCAATACCAATGGTACATATCCGGAAAGTAGTCCCCCTAGAAAAAAAACTACAAACAATATAGATAAAAAGCCTACTATATCTATATGTACAAATGGATTTAACGATAAAAATCCATTATCGCTCGCCGTAGAATCGCCCAAAATTTTTGCAATCAAGGCTTTAAAAAAACCTCTAAATGTAAAAATTAATAAAAAAGCCGGAAATATTATGGCCAAAACACTAAACAATTCCAAAATCTTATTATCAAACATAATCAAATACCCCTTAAGTTAAATATCTAAAATATTAGATTATTATAATTGCAGGGTCAAATAGTATAATTTTTTATTCGACATATAGAAATTTTATATCTAATATTTTAAAAAATATGAAAATAGAGTTTTAAAAGACAAGGAGAAGCTATGAAGAATAAAAATTTATTTAATTTTATTCAAAAACATATATCTGCAGCCATATTAACGATAACCACATTTTTATTTTATTATCCATCATTAAAATATCCATTTCAATTTGACGATCTTGCAAATATCACAAAAAAATTTGCGATTAGAAACGATAATCCTTTAACTCGTTTTTTTTGCTCCAGATGGATTGTAGATTGGTTAAACAGAATAAACTACGAAATGGATCGATTCAACCCATTTTATTACAGACTATTTAATCTTTTTATACATATAACT comes from Candidatus Dependentiae bacterium and encodes:
- a CDS encoding tyrosine--tRNA ligase, translated to MNKDLKKSLEVLKSGTVQILPEADFLKKLQSGKKLKIKFGADPTAPDLHLGHVVVFNKLRQFQDLGHEAIFLIGDFTALIGDPSGKSKTRPPLTEKEVEKNAKTYLEQVGKILDINKTTVVYNSQWLSKFKFDDVLKLAGKVTVARIIEREDFAKRLSENSPIGMHELFYPLMQGYDSVELHADVELGGTDQTFNLLMGRFLQEQVGQEPQVIMTMPLLEGLDGVKKMSKSLGNYVGLWEAPDIAYGKLMSVSDELMFKYYLLLLNKTESEIKTIKEDVLSGSVHPMKLKKQMAYDILSKYWSQNDAKFGQEKFEALFQKKDYSQATEVQLKKDFKNPVWIVDLLKELKAVASSSDAKRLIESGAVLIDNQEIKEFKAEVYWKSGLTIKVGKHKFFKIK
- a CDS encoding ferritin; the encoded protein is MKDCCNIKYLLLFMAILVGLFFVFKKKFFKKIRFNKTIISKVVSAKDKEILKLLNKALADEWLAYYQYWVGSKIVKGEFSKEAVVEMVQHASDEKRHADMLTEHILKLGGIPILDFYKLEDISGCGYTTPPALGDIKIILEQNIEGERCAIKFYKNFLTQLNENYQALKKDIETILKDEEEHEVDLNDILKNIIE
- a CDS encoding site-2 protease family protein produces the protein MFDNKILELFSVLAIIFPAFLLIFTFRGFFKALIAKILGDSTASDNGFLSLNPFVHIDIVGFLSILFVVFFLGGLLSGYVPLVLLFLVIILVGARFTIPVPINENKFKYYKLGLLFMTILVPALSFLIALIFMYCIKYFPISLVPKYVYTSFIDIFKTIMEFSIFFGVLDLIPLPPFDGGRIIKFLLPIKYEWVYYWLEKYSFFIFLIVFFMPVVSNYFFGMVHILTFFVKYFLTILVF